GTGATGACTCCAAGCGTTCCTTCCGAGCCGACAAACATCCCATTCAGGTGGATTCCTGAAGAAGACTTCGCAGCCAGACTGCCGGTATGGATGATGTCACCGTTCGCAAGCACCACCTCAAGATCCCTGACCTGATCGCGCATGATGCCGTAGCGCACTGAAGTTGTGCCGCTCGCATTCGTTGCGGCCATCCCGCCAAGCGTCGCATCCGCTCCAGGATCGACGGTAAAAAACAAGCCATACTTTTTCAGTTCTTTATTCAGGGCCGACCTTGTGACCCCCGGCTGGACTTTCACCAGGAAGTCGCTTTCCTTTACTTCAACAATTGCATTCATCTGCGAAAGATCAAGCGATATCCCGCCATTCACGGGAATGACATGCCCTTCCAGGCTCGTTCCCAAGCCAAATGGAACAACAGGGATTTTCCGCTCGTTGGCGAACTTCAGGACCTTGCTGACATCTCCTTTATTCCGAGGAAAAACCACGACATCTGGCAGACGTGGCTCATGATAAGACTCATCCCGGCCGTGAAGCTCCAAAACCGTTTCATTTATCGATACCAGTTCCTCATCTATGACTCTCTTCAATTCATCTATGTAGCCTGCCATGTCAATCTCCCCTTTTAAAAAATGGTTGTGAACCTTGAAATCTATCTTTATAAAGCATAATCGATCTTGGCTTTTGCACTACCATTTGTCAGGAACCCAGGTATTTTACGTATTAGGATTTTGCTTTACACTATCATCGTTAAGAACCCAGGTATCTAGCATAATACGTTTTTGCTTTTACAGTATCATCCGTACCATGGACGAGTACCCTTCCGTCCTGGAAAATGACCATTGTGATTTCCTTGTCCGGCATAAAGCGGAGCAAGAATGGATTGCCTTTGACCTCACCATTATTTTTCAGGCGGCCGGCGAGTTTCTCCAAATCTTGTTTCGTTTTTTGCCGCGGGTTGATCTGGATGGTGTCCCGTCCGCATAAGGATGCATAGTTAATTTGCTGTTGTGATGAGCGATCCAGGAATTCGTAATTGTGGTGGACGCATGCCGGGCATTCTGGATTGCGCCCCTGGCTGACGTCCATCTGCAAAAAGGAGTTGTACCAGATATCCATCTGCTCAAGATTCGGGTTCGACTCTGCCCCCACCAGCAGCTTGAGTGCCTCGACTGCTTCGAAGGATCCAATGATATCTGTAATCGGCGAAAGCACCCCGATGCTGTCGCATGTCTCACCCAGTCCAGCAGGAACCGATGGGAACAAGCACCGATAGCAAGGGGTTTCTCCCGGTTTGATGGCGGCGAACATCCCACGTGAACTGACTGCCCCTCCGTAAACCCACGGAATGCCATGCTTGACGGCAACATCATTGATGAGATAGCGGGCCATGAAGTTATCGGTTCCATCAACAATCACATCAAAACCTGCAAGCAGATCCTCTGCGTTGTCGAGCGTTAAATCTGCGATGACAGCCTCGACTTTCACTTCTGAATTGATCTTTTTCAGTTTTTTTTCAGCGGCAATGACCTTCGGCAGGTTTTCGCGCGCATCATCCTCATCATAAAGAGTCTGGCGCTGGAGGTTGGAAAGCTCCACAAGGTCACGGTCGATGATTCGCACATGCCCGACACCTGACCGGACCAGATGATTCGAAATTACCGTTCCCAGTGCGCCCATGCCGACGATGACGGCAGAGCTTTTCAACAGTTTCTCCTGGCCTCCACTTCCAATTGGCTGGAATAAAATCTGCCTTGAATAACGCTCCATATCTTTCATTCAGATCCCCTCATTTCTATTTCATTATATCTTGAAATAAAGCTTTTTTTTAGGCTGAATTTTCACTATACTTAAGATTAAGAGGATAATAGGCCTCTTGTATTATTTTTTATCCATACTAAATGAAAGAGGTGGATTAGTTAAGATGAATTTTGGGGGATTTAAAAACAAAGAAGTATTAGTTGACTTGTCAAACGGTACTGTCGATTACAGAGGCATCAATGAAGACGATGTGAAAAAGTATATCGGCGGCCGCGGTCTTGGGGTTAAGTATGTTCTTGACAACGGACCTGAGGTTGAGCCTCTATCAGAAGAAAATATCCTGTGTATCATGACAGGTCCTGTAACAGGTTCACGGTCATCGATGAGCGGACGTCTGGCAGTCGTGACGAAGTCTCCATTGACTGGCACGG
The window above is part of the Mesobacillus jeotgali genome. Proteins encoded here:
- a CDS encoding ThiF family adenylyltransferase codes for the protein MKDMERYSRQILFQPIGSGGQEKLLKSSAVIVGMGALGTVISNHLVRSGVGHVRIIDRDLVELSNLQRQTLYDEDDARENLPKVIAAEKKLKKINSEVKVEAVIADLTLDNAEDLLAGFDVIVDGTDNFMARYLINDVAVKHGIPWVYGGAVSSRGMFAAIKPGETPCYRCLFPSVPAGLGETCDSIGVLSPITDIIGSFEAVEALKLLVGAESNPNLEQMDIWYNSFLQMDVSQGRNPECPACVHHNYEFLDRSSQQQINYASLCGRDTIQINPRQKTKQDLEKLAGRLKNNGEVKGNPFLLRFMPDKEITMVIFQDGRVLVHGTDDTVKAKTYYARYLGS